From Paraburkholderia sabiae, a single genomic window includes:
- a CDS encoding sulfate ABC transporter substrate-binding protein, with protein MAGRGDQPRWLAAGFTALTLALGAAQNAYADASLLNVSYDVTRELYKDINTAFVAAYKQKSGETVTMKQSHGASSAQALSVLQGLQADVVTMNQPNDIDLLAERGHLVPDNWRARLPNNSAPYTTTMVFLVRKGNPKHIKDWDDLAKPGVQVVIPNPKTAGNGRYTYLAAWGYKKQNGATDAQALDFEKSIFRNVPVLDTGGRGATTTFTQRGIGDVLVTFENEVSLIDTGVGAGSFEAVYPSMSILAEPPVTIVDKVVDKRGTRKEAQAYLDYLYTAPAQEIIAQHHLRPRDPAVLAKHASEFKPLKTFTVEQVFGSWQKAQQTHFADGGTFDQIIVDRK; from the coding sequence ATGGCAGGCAGAGGGGATCAACCGCGCTGGCTCGCAGCCGGCTTCACGGCGTTGACGCTGGCGCTCGGCGCTGCGCAGAACGCGTATGCCGATGCATCGTTGTTGAACGTGTCCTATGACGTGACGCGCGAGCTTTACAAGGACATCAACACAGCGTTCGTCGCGGCATACAAGCAGAAAAGTGGCGAGACGGTGACGATGAAGCAGTCGCATGGCGCATCGAGTGCGCAGGCGTTGTCGGTGCTACAAGGCTTGCAGGCCGACGTCGTGACGATGAACCAGCCGAACGATATCGACCTGCTCGCCGAGCGCGGCCATCTCGTTCCCGACAACTGGCGCGCACGTTTGCCGAACAACAGCGCACCGTACACGACGACGATGGTGTTCCTCGTGCGCAAGGGCAATCCGAAGCACATCAAGGACTGGGACGATCTTGCGAAGCCCGGCGTGCAGGTTGTGATTCCGAATCCGAAGACGGCGGGCAACGGCCGCTACACGTATCTCGCTGCGTGGGGCTACAAGAAGCAGAACGGTGCAACGGATGCGCAGGCGCTCGATTTCGAGAAGTCGATCTTCCGTAACGTGCCTGTGCTCGACACGGGCGGCCGTGGTGCAACGACGACGTTCACGCAACGCGGTATCGGCGATGTGCTGGTGACGTTTGAGAACGAAGTGTCGCTGATCGACACGGGCGTGGGCGCGGGTAGCTTCGAGGCAGTGTATCCGTCGATGAGCATTCTCGCGGAGCCGCCCGTGACGATCGTCGACAAGGTTGTCGACAAGCGCGGCACGAGGAAGGAAGCTCAGGCGTATCTCGATTATCTTTATACCGCGCCTGCGCAGGAGATCATTGCGCAGCATCATTTGCGTCCGCGTGATCCGGCTGTGCTTGCGAAGCACGCTAGCGAGTTTAAGCCGCTTAAGACTTTTACTGTCGAGCAGGTTTTTGGTAGCTGGCAGAAGGCGCAGCAGACTCATTTTGCCGATGGCGGGACGTTTGATCAGATTATCGTTGACAGGAAGTGA
- the bioB gene encoding biotin synthase BioB, whose translation MSQIQTAPLPVTPSQAAAAAAADNAAARWKVADVVALYELPFNDLLFRAQQVHREHFDANTVQLSTLLSIKTGGCEEDCAYCPQSVHHETGLKAEKLMEVDEVLAAARVAKENGATRFCMGAAWRNPKDRHLEPIKDMIRGVKSMGLETCVTLGMLEAHQAQGLREAGLDYYNHNLDTSPEFYGQIISTRTYQDRLDTLEHVRDAGINVCCGGIVGMGESRRERAGLVAQLANMEPYPESVPINNLVQVEGTPLTGTESLDPFEFVRTIAVARITMPRAMVRLSAGREQMDEALQAMCFLAGANSIFYGDQLLTTSNPQAEADRKLLERLGIRAEAAQQMVPVEGDRCSHGCDGH comes from the coding sequence ATGAGCCAGATCCAGACCGCACCTTTGCCCGTCACGCCGTCGCAGGCGGCTGCTGCAGCTGCCGCCGACAACGCCGCCGCGCGCTGGAAAGTCGCCGACGTCGTCGCGCTGTACGAACTGCCGTTCAACGATCTGCTGTTCCGCGCGCAACAGGTGCATCGCGAGCATTTCGACGCGAACACCGTGCAGCTGTCGACGCTGCTCTCGATCAAGACGGGCGGCTGCGAAGAAGATTGCGCGTACTGTCCGCAGTCGGTGCATCACGAGACCGGGCTGAAGGCCGAAAAGCTGATGGAAGTCGACGAGGTGCTGGCCGCTGCGCGTGTCGCGAAGGAAAACGGCGCGACGCGGTTCTGTATGGGCGCCGCGTGGCGTAACCCGAAAGATCGTCACCTCGAACCGATCAAGGACATGATTCGCGGCGTGAAGTCGATGGGGCTCGAAACCTGCGTGACGCTCGGGATGCTCGAAGCGCATCAGGCGCAAGGACTGCGCGAAGCCGGGCTCGATTACTACAATCACAATCTCGATACGTCGCCCGAGTTTTATGGGCAGATCATTTCGACGCGGACTTATCAGGATCGTCTCGATACGCTCGAGCATGTGCGCGATGCTGGGATCAACGTGTGTTGCGGTGGGATCGTCGGGATGGGTGAGTCGCGACGTGAGCGCGCGGGTCTTGTTGCGCAGCTCGCTAATATGGAGCCGTATCCTGAGTCGGTGCCTATCAATAATCTCGTGCAGGTTGAGGGGACGCCGCTCACCGGCACGGAATCGCTCGATCCGTTTGAGTTCGTGCGGACGATTGCTGTTGCTCGGATTACGATGCCGCGGGCTATGGTGCGGCTTTCCGCTGGTCGCGAGCAGATGGATGAGGCCCTTCAGGCTATGTGCTTTCTCGCTGGTGCGAATTCGATTTTTTATGGGGATCAGTTGTTGACTACTAGTAATCCTCAGGCTGAGGCTGATCGGAAGTTGCTCGAGCGGCTTGGGATTCGCGCTGAAGCCGCGCAGCAGATGGTGCCTGTTGAGGGTGATCGCTGTTCGCATGGGTGCGATGGGCACTAA
- a CDS encoding RBBP9/YdeN family alpha/beta hydrolase, whose amino-acid sequence MFSCTRSIWPPRLVTVPGLHGSEGAHWQTWLERQFSRSLRVEQSDWDAPDLAQWAQAVRDLLARERGPFVLAAHSFGCLATAHALQQGVPAADIAGVLFVAPASPKKFEFAGAFDARRLGVPSILIGSETDPWMPLAGARELATRLGSAFVNLGDAGHINTAAGFGPWPRAKYFVDTLAHCAAPLRFHDDAEELATQVFS is encoded by the coding sequence ATGTTTTCGTGCACCCGATCGATCTGGCCGCCGCGGCTCGTGACTGTGCCGGGCTTGCACGGCAGCGAAGGCGCACATTGGCAAACGTGGCTGGAACGCCAGTTTTCGCGTTCGTTGCGCGTCGAGCAGAGCGACTGGGACGCGCCGGACCTCGCGCAATGGGCGCAGGCCGTGCGCGACCTGCTGGCGCGTGAGCGCGGCCCGTTCGTGCTCGCCGCGCATAGCTTTGGCTGCCTGGCGACGGCGCATGCATTGCAGCAAGGCGTGCCAGCCGCCGATATTGCCGGGGTGCTATTCGTCGCGCCCGCCAGCCCGAAGAAGTTCGAGTTTGCAGGTGCGTTCGATGCCCGCCGCCTTGGCGTGCCGTCCATTCTGATCGGCAGCGAGACCGACCCGTGGATGCCGCTTGCCGGCGCGCGCGAACTGGCCACGCGTCTGGGCAGCGCATTCGTCAATCTTGGCGACGCCGGTCATATCAACACGGCAGCGGGATTTGGCCCGTGGCCCCGCGCGAAATACTTTGTGGATACGCTCGCGCATTGCGCTGCGCCGCTGCGTTTTCATGACGACGCCGAAGAGCTTGCCACGCAGGTTTTCAGCTAG
- a CDS encoding YbaK/EbsC family protein — MSDNATVQQPSHTPELDALPDSARRVALLLRERGHAGHVVMLPETGKTSAEAAAGLGCSIAQIAKSILFRRREDDAPVLIIASGANRVDEKKVAAQVGEIARADAKFVREKTGYAIGGVCPIGHATPPVTLIDADLFTLDSLWAAAGHPHAVFNLTPQELAGLTGAPVVDVALRETA; from the coding sequence ATGTCGGATAACGCAACCGTGCAACAACCCTCTCATACGCCCGAACTCGACGCGCTGCCCGATTCGGCGCGCCGCGTCGCACTGCTGCTGCGCGAGCGCGGCCACGCCGGACATGTCGTGATGCTGCCGGAAACGGGCAAGACGTCGGCGGAAGCGGCCGCGGGCCTCGGCTGTTCGATCGCGCAGATTGCCAAGTCGATCCTGTTTCGCCGTCGCGAAGACGACGCGCCCGTGCTGATCATCGCGAGCGGCGCGAACCGCGTCGACGAAAAGAAGGTCGCGGCGCAAGTCGGCGAGATTGCGCGCGCCGACGCGAAGTTCGTGCGCGAGAAGACGGGCTATGCGATCGGCGGCGTATGTCCGATCGGTCACGCGACGCCGCCCGTCACGCTGATCGACGCCGATCTCTTCACGCTCGACAGCCTGTGGGCAGCCGCCGGTCATCCGCATGCGGTGTTCAACCTGACGCCGCAGGAACTGGCCGGGCTGACGGGCGCGCCCGTCGTCGACGTGGCATTACGCGAAACGGCATGA
- a CDS encoding DMT family transporter: MAAGNEVREVRRGAFEMTLAMLMSGTIGWLVVSSQQSALNVAFFRCLFGGATLLLICAARGLLKRKLFSWKMIALATLGSAAIVANWVLLFASYSRASISMATTVYSTQPFMLVALGALVFRERVTASTVVWLLIAFVGLVFVVKVEPAVLAVPGQYLQGVAYAVGAAFLYAVSSIITKHLKNTPPHLIALITVTTGVVVLAPFVQYDALPSTGTHWLQLVTLGVVNTGIMYVLLYGAIQKLPTAMTGALSFIYPVVAIAVDRIAFGQKLAWIQVLGAVLILLAAAGVNLGWRIVPARRYSI, encoded by the coding sequence ATGGCGGCAGGCAACGAAGTGCGTGAAGTACGGCGCGGCGCGTTCGAGATGACGCTCGCCATGCTCATGTCGGGAACGATCGGCTGGCTGGTCGTATCGTCGCAGCAATCGGCGTTGAACGTCGCCTTCTTCCGCTGCCTGTTCGGCGGCGCGACCTTGTTGCTGATCTGCGCGGCGCGCGGGCTGCTCAAACGCAAGCTGTTCTCGTGGAAGATGATCGCGCTGGCGACGCTCGGCAGCGCGGCTATCGTCGCGAACTGGGTGCTTCTGTTTGCGTCGTACTCGCGCGCGTCGATTTCGATGGCGACCACCGTCTACAGTACACAGCCGTTCATGCTCGTCGCGCTGGGCGCGCTGGTGTTCCGCGAGCGCGTGACGGCGTCGACGGTCGTGTGGCTGCTGATCGCATTCGTCGGCCTCGTGTTCGTCGTGAAAGTGGAGCCTGCCGTGCTCGCCGTGCCGGGGCAATATCTGCAAGGCGTCGCGTACGCGGTCGGCGCGGCGTTCCTGTACGCCGTGTCGTCGATCATCACAAAGCACTTGAAGAACACGCCGCCGCACCTTATCGCGCTGATCACCGTCACGACGGGCGTCGTCGTGCTCGCGCCGTTCGTGCAGTACGACGCGTTGCCTTCGACGGGTACGCACTGGCTGCAACTCGTCACGCTCGGCGTCGTGAACACGGGGATCATGTATGTGCTGCTGTACGGCGCGATCCAGAAGCTGCCGACGGCGATGACGGGCGCGTTGTCGTTCATCTACCCGGTTGTGGCAATCGCGGTCGACCGGATCGCGTTCGGACAGAAGCTGGCGTGGATTCAGGTGCTCGGCGCCGTGCTGATTCTGCTCGCGGCGGCGGGCGTGAATCTAGGCTGGCGCATCGTACCGGCGCGGCGCTACTCGATCTGA
- a CDS encoding 2-hydroxyacid dehydrogenase: MKVLFYTPQSDADVWLRDLSRALPNADLRVWQPGDDAPADVAIVWKPPRGMLAGRSDLRAIFNLGAGVDAILKLERDHPGTLPRNAQLVRLEDTGMAQQMSEYVTHAVLRYMRRFDEYDQLKAERRWHVLEPHARETFTVGVLGLGVLGSHVATSLASLGFPVRGFSRSAREIEGVDTFAGEDQLDAFLDGLKVLVNLLPHTPDTNGVLNARNLSKLARGAYLVNIARGAHLVEQDLLDALEQGQIAAATLDVFVEEPLPPEHPFWEHPRIAITPHISALTLREESVAQIAQKIGALMRGEPIGGIVDVARGY, translated from the coding sequence ATGAAAGTCCTGTTCTACACACCGCAATCCGATGCCGACGTCTGGCTGCGCGACCTGTCGCGTGCGCTGCCCAACGCCGATCTACGCGTATGGCAGCCGGGCGACGACGCCCCTGCCGATGTCGCCATCGTCTGGAAGCCGCCGCGCGGCATGCTCGCGGGCCGCAGCGATCTGCGCGCCATCTTCAATCTGGGCGCGGGCGTCGATGCGATCCTCAAGCTCGAGCGCGATCATCCCGGCACGCTGCCGCGCAATGCGCAACTCGTGCGGCTCGAAGATACGGGCATGGCGCAACAGATGTCCGAGTATGTGACGCACGCCGTGCTGCGCTACATGCGCCGCTTCGACGAATACGACCAGTTGAAGGCGGAGCGCCGCTGGCATGTGCTCGAACCGCACGCGCGCGAAACGTTCACGGTTGGCGTGCTCGGCCTTGGCGTGCTCGGTTCGCACGTGGCGACGTCGCTCGCATCGCTCGGTTTCCCCGTGCGCGGCTTCAGCCGCAGCGCGCGAGAGATCGAAGGCGTCGATACGTTCGCGGGTGAAGATCAGCTCGACGCGTTCCTCGATGGCCTCAAGGTGCTCGTCAATCTGCTGCCACATACGCCCGACACGAATGGCGTGCTGAACGCACGCAATCTGTCGAAGCTCGCTCGCGGCGCGTACCTCGTGAACATCGCGCGCGGCGCGCATCTCGTCGAACAGGATTTGCTCGACGCGTTGGAACAAGGCCAGATCGCAGCGGCTACGCTCGACGTATTCGTGGAAGAACCGCTCCCTCCGGAGCATCCGTTCTGGGAGCACCCGCGCATCGCGATCACGCCGCATATCTCGGCGTTGACGCTGCGTGAAGAGAGCGTCGCGCAGATCGCGCAGAAAATCGGTGCGCTGATGCGCGGCGAGCCGATCGGCGGAATCGTCGATGTCGCGCGCGGATACTGA
- a CDS encoding Lrp/AsnC family transcriptional regulator, with protein MAKHLSPASKQPPASTTLDDTDRMLLASLADDARQPISELARNVGLSAPATADRLRRLDAQGVIERFTVQIDPRALGYTLQAIVRVKPLPGQLHLVEEVIRRIPEFVECDKVTGDDCFICRLYLRSIDQLDEILSKVTERAETSTAIVKSTPVPRRLPPLV; from the coding sequence ATGGCTAAACACCTTTCGCCCGCGTCGAAGCAACCGCCTGCATCCACGACGCTCGACGACACCGATCGCATGCTGCTCGCGAGTCTCGCCGACGACGCGCGTCAGCCGATCAGCGAACTGGCGCGCAACGTCGGCCTCTCCGCGCCTGCCACGGCGGACCGCTTGCGGCGTCTCGACGCACAAGGCGTGATCGAGCGCTTCACGGTGCAGATCGATCCGCGCGCGCTCGGCTACACGCTGCAGGCAATCGTGCGCGTGAAGCCGCTGCCCGGGCAGTTGCATCTGGTGGAAGAAGTGATTCGGCGCATTCCCGAGTTCGTCGAGTGCGACAAGGTGACGGGCGACGACTGTTTCATCTGCCGCCTCTATCTGCGCTCGATCGATCAGCTCGACGAGATTCTGTCGAAAGTGACCGAGCGTGCGGAAACGAGTACGGCGATCGTCAAATCGACGCCGGTGCCGCGGCGCTTGCCGCCGCTCGTCTGA
- a CDS encoding hydroxymethylglutaryl-CoA lyase, whose translation MAMPQAVKIVEVGPRDGLQNEKEFVPTAVKIELIDRLSAAGFRNVEAASFVSPKWVPQMADGADVMAGIARRPGTIYSVLTPNLRGFEGAVAANADEIVIFGAASEAFSQKNINCSIAESIERFAPVAQAAKEKGLRIRGSVSCALGCPYQGEVPVASVVDVVERFAALGCDEIDIADTIGVGTPKRTREVFAAVTQVFPRERLSGHFHDTYGQALANIYAALQEGIEIFHASVAGLGGCPYAKGATGNVATEDVLYLMNGLGIETGIDLAQVVEIGDFISTSIGRPNVSRAGKALLAKARSEKTNCV comes from the coding sequence ATGGCCATGCCACAAGCAGTCAAGATCGTCGAAGTCGGTCCGCGTGACGGACTGCAGAACGAAAAGGAATTCGTGCCGACAGCGGTCAAGATCGAACTGATCGATCGTCTATCGGCGGCTGGGTTCAGGAATGTCGAAGCGGCTTCGTTCGTGTCGCCGAAATGGGTGCCGCAGATGGCTGACGGCGCCGACGTGATGGCGGGCATCGCGCGCCGTCCGGGCACGATCTATTCGGTGTTGACGCCGAACCTGCGCGGCTTCGAAGGTGCCGTCGCCGCCAACGCCGACGAGATCGTGATCTTCGGCGCGGCGAGCGAAGCGTTTTCGCAGAAGAACATCAACTGCAGCATCGCGGAAAGCATCGAGCGTTTCGCGCCCGTCGCGCAAGCCGCGAAGGAAAAAGGCCTGCGCATTCGCGGCAGCGTGTCGTGCGCGCTGGGCTGCCCGTATCAGGGCGAAGTGCCTGTGGCGTCGGTAGTCGATGTGGTCGAGCGTTTTGCGGCACTCGGCTGCGACGAGATCGACATCGCCGACACGATCGGCGTCGGCACGCCGAAGCGCACGCGCGAGGTGTTTGCCGCCGTCACGCAGGTATTCCCGCGCGAGCGCCTGTCGGGACATTTCCACGATACCTACGGCCAGGCGCTCGCGAACATCTACGCGGCGCTGCAGGAAGGCATCGAGATTTTTCACGCGTCGGTGGCGGGCCTCGGCGGCTGTCCGTACGCGAAAGGCGCGACGGGCAACGTCGCGACGGAAGACGTGCTGTATCTGATGAACGGCCTCGGTATCGAAACGGGCATCGATCTCGCGCAAGTCGTCGAGATCGGCGATTTCATCTCGACGTCGATCGGACGGCCGAACGTGTCGCGCGCGGGCAAAGCGCTGCTCGCGAAAGCTCGCAGCGAAAAGACCAACTGCGTTTGA
- a CDS encoding alpha/beta fold hydrolase, giving the protein MPFADFTPFRVTAGDVDIFGVKGGAGPPLLLLHGHPQNHLIWHRCASQLAEHFTVIATDLRGYGASAKPASDATHSPYSKRAMAADQVAVMRHFGYERFLVCAHDRGARVAHRMALDFPDAVERLMLLDIAPTLAMYEATDREFATLYFHWFLLIQPEPLPETLIEGNPDVYVDRVMGSRHAGLAPFAPEVLAEYRKALRQPGAVHAMCEDYRASATIDLEHDRADIERGLKIACPLRVLWGAEGVIEKCFEPIDEWRKVARDVSGRSLPCGHYIPEEAPAELVAEMLSFFEAVEL; this is encoded by the coding sequence ATGCCCTTCGCAGACTTCACTCCGTTTCGGGTCACGGCCGGCGACGTCGATATTTTCGGAGTCAAGGGCGGAGCAGGGCCGCCTTTGCTGCTGCTGCACGGACACCCGCAGAATCATCTGATCTGGCATCGCTGCGCGTCGCAACTCGCCGAGCATTTCACGGTGATCGCGACCGATCTGCGCGGCTATGGCGCGTCGGCGAAACCGGCGAGCGATGCGACGCACTCGCCGTACTCGAAACGCGCGATGGCCGCCGATCAGGTCGCCGTGATGCGCCACTTCGGCTACGAGCGCTTTCTCGTTTGCGCCCATGATCGCGGCGCGCGCGTCGCGCATCGGATGGCGCTCGACTTTCCCGATGCCGTCGAACGCCTGATGCTGCTCGATATCGCGCCGACGCTCGCGATGTACGAAGCGACCGACCGCGAATTCGCGACGTTGTATTTCCACTGGTTCCTCCTGATCCAGCCCGAGCCGCTGCCGGAGACGCTGATCGAAGGCAATCCCGATGTGTACGTCGACCGCGTGATGGGCAGCCGTCACGCCGGGCTCGCGCCGTTTGCGCCGGAGGTGCTCGCTGAATACCGCAAGGCCTTGCGGCAGCCGGGCGCCGTGCACGCGATGTGCGAGGACTACCGCGCGTCGGCGACGATCGACCTCGAGCACGATCGCGCGGATATCGAGCGCGGGCTGAAGATCGCGTGTCCGCTGCGTGTTCTCTGGGGCGCGGAAGGCGTGATCGAGAAATGCTTCGAGCCGATCGATGAATGGCGCAAGGTCGCGCGCGATGTCAGCGGACGCTCGCTGCCGTGCGGCCACTACATCCCCGAAGAAGCGCCCGCCGAACTCGTCGCGGAAATGCTGTCGTTCTTCGAAGCCGTCGAGCTTTGA
- a CDS encoding MaoC family dehydratase, which translates to MNTPPRVVTIGETFSATLNLSVESIKSFATTVNDLNPLHHDEAYAAQSRFGGLIASGTQPTAHFMALLATHFSTYAQPLGLEFDIKLKKAVHSGDTLTMTWRVVGAFWKASLNGDLTQLEGSVVNQRAETVVIGKSTILVMPKAAAQEGAA; encoded by the coding sequence ATGAACACGCCGCCGCGCGTCGTCACGATTGGCGAGACGTTCAGCGCGACGCTGAATCTTTCGGTTGAATCGATCAAGTCGTTCGCGACCACCGTCAACGATCTGAACCCGCTGCATCACGACGAAGCTTACGCGGCGCAAAGTCGCTTCGGCGGATTGATCGCTTCCGGCACGCAGCCGACCGCGCATTTCATGGCGCTGCTCGCCACGCACTTTTCGACCTACGCGCAACCGCTCGGGCTCGAGTTCGACATCAAGCTCAAGAAAGCCGTGCATAGCGGTGACACGCTGACGATGACATGGCGCGTCGTCGGCGCATTCTGGAAGGCGAGCCTCAATGGCGACCTGACGCAACTCGAAGGGAGCGTCGTCAACCAGCGCGCCGAAACGGTGGTGATCGGTAAGTCGACCATACTCGTAATGCCGAAGGCCGCTGCGCAGGAAGGTGCGGCATGA
- a CDS encoding DUF1289 domain-containing protein has translation MTDDTARTQERAQSIASVPSPCINVCRMNKATGLCEGCLRTIDEIAKWSSFGDETKRAVWDEIEKRHADIMSKQADKREAKT, from the coding sequence ATGACGGACGACACCGCTCGCACGCAAGAGCGGGCGCAAAGCATCGCGTCCGTTCCCTCTCCCTGCATCAACGTGTGCCGGATGAACAAGGCGACCGGCCTGTGCGAAGGCTGCCTGCGCACGATCGACGAAATCGCGAAATGGTCGTCGTTCGGCGACGAAACGAAGCGCGCGGTATGGGATGAAATCGAAAAGCGTCACGCCGACATCATGTCGAAGCAGGCAGACAAGCGCGAGGCGAAGACATGA
- a CDS encoding MBL fold metallo-hydrolase: MIALPASIRVFERGWLSSNNVLLVDEACAALVDTGYASHAAQTVALVKHALGARPLDLIVNTHLHSDHCGGNAQLQAAWPCKTLIPSTEADAVREWDETRLTFHATGQFCERFAFSGTIEPGTRLTLGALTWDVLGAPGHDPHSLMLYCAERQLLISADALWENGFGVIFPELEGESGFAEQQAVLELIGTLDVKTVIPGHGAPFSDVHAALDRALSRVAWLRADPSRNAKNALKVLIVFKLLDARAMSFEALLRMVDEASVMRAAASMLKPRSAWPALLRELVEGLAAENGPLQFDGEQISARAE; encoded by the coding sequence ATGATCGCGCTGCCCGCGTCGATACGCGTGTTCGAGCGCGGCTGGCTGTCGTCGAACAATGTGCTGCTGGTCGATGAAGCCTGCGCGGCGCTCGTCGATACGGGCTACGCGTCGCACGCGGCGCAGACGGTCGCGCTAGTGAAGCATGCGCTCGGCGCGCGACCGCTCGATCTGATCGTCAACACGCACCTGCATTCGGATCACTGCGGCGGCAACGCGCAGTTGCAGGCGGCGTGGCCGTGCAAGACGCTGATTCCATCGACGGAAGCCGATGCCGTTCGCGAATGGGACGAAACGCGTCTGACCTTTCACGCGACCGGCCAATTCTGCGAACGTTTCGCATTTTCCGGCACGATCGAGCCGGGCACGCGTCTGACGCTCGGCGCGCTTACCTGGGACGTGCTCGGCGCGCCGGGTCATGATCCGCATTCGCTGATGCTCTACTGCGCCGAACGGCAATTGCTGATCAGCGCCGACGCGTTGTGGGAAAACGGCTTCGGCGTGATTTTTCCGGAACTCGAAGGCGAAAGCGGTTTTGCCGAACAACAGGCTGTGCTCGAACTGATCGGCACGCTCGATGTGAAAACGGTGATTCCCGGCCACGGTGCGCCGTTTTCCGATGTGCACGCAGCGCTCGATCGCGCGCTGTCGCGCGTGGCATGGCTGCGCGCCGATCCTTCGCGCAACGCGAAGAACGCGCTGAAGGTGTTGATCGTGTTCAAGCTGCTCGACGCGCGCGCAATGTCTTTCGAAGCGTTACTGCGCATGGTCGATGAAGCGAGTGTGATGCGCGCCGCCGCGTCGATGCTGAAGCCGCGCAGCGCGTGGCCTGCGCTGCTGCGCGAACTGGTCGAAGGATTGGCTGCGGAGAATGGTCCGTTGCAATTCGACGGCGAGCAAATCAGTGCGCGCGCCGAATGA